In Mycoplasma sp. Mirounga ES2805-ORL, a single window of DNA contains:
- a CDS encoding BC85_0335 family putative methyltransferase: protein MIELLTFDNVLRSSLFYSAIAVVLIAIIIYIILVVVTKKIKSKVRNEELEKLKFKIQEQRAGNLKNIPLDIKEYFKSNLNNEDLENLVNTIYLNDANNVLLVGNKLEYPALLFSYQSEANIKVFNYDLDARLWNNAVLEFPEFFKKKIDLIDKIDEKFKLIFAINSTQLSQTIYEKYYEHLENNGMLIILENVNTKRDVKTLTSFLKTKKIVYEVSKVKSNFVYIVKKDI, encoded by the coding sequence ATGATTGAACTATTAACATTTGATAATGTTCTTAGATCTTCTTTGTTTTATTCAGCTATTGCTGTTGTTTTAATTGCAATAATCATATATATAATATTGGTTGTAGTTACTAAAAAGATTAAAAGTAAAGTAAGAAATGAAGAATTGGAAAAATTAAAATTTAAAATACAAGAACAAAGAGCTGGAAACTTGAAGAATATTCCTCTAGACATTAAAGAGTATTTTAAGTCAAATTTAAATAATGAGGATTTAGAAAATTTAGTTAATACAATTTATTTAAATGATGCAAATAATGTTTTGCTAGTTGGAAATAAATTGGAATATCCAGCATTACTATTTTCATACCAAAGTGAAGCTAACATTAAGGTTTTTAATTATGATTTAGATGCTAGATTATGAAACAATGCTGTTTTAGAGTTTCCTGAATTTTTTAAAAAGAAAATTGATTTAATAGATAAAATTGATGAAAAATTTAAATTAATTTTTGCCATAAATTCAACCCAATTAAGTCAAACAATATATGAAAAATATTATGAACATTTAGAAAATAATGGAATGTTAATAATATTAGAAAACGTTAATACAAAACGAGATGTAAAAACTTTAACTAGTTTTTTAAAAACTAAGAAAATAGTTTATGAAGTTTCAAAAGTAAAAAGTAATTTTGTTTATATAGTTAAAAAGGATATTTAA
- a CDS encoding deoxynucleoside kinase: MVIGISGMIGCGKSTLSSELHDTYSNSLLLEEFSNDDVVFNTFLSWIYKKKPNIDIGFQTYIIESLSDSFKKAINLFNKKGFTMSKNHIFLDRFNLEHYIFAKVNLDKKDSKYFKAFDALFNCILNEEENPDLAIFLDIDFDTFKRRIFQRGRKSEIDNYDLNEAYFKELHSVYKDEFIKLVQRYNIPYKIIDCNNKTNDQVFDEAKNIIDNFDFSKSKRK, from the coding sequence ATGGTAATTGGTATTAGCGGAATGATCGGCTGCGGTAAAAGTACATTAAGTTCAGAGCTTCATGATACTTATAGTAATTCATTATTGCTTGAAGAATTTTCAAATGATGATGTTGTGTTTAATACTTTTTTATCATGAATTTACAAGAAAAAACCAAATATTGATATTGGATTTCAAACCTATATAATTGAAAGTTTGTCTGATTCATTTAAAAAAGCAATTAATTTATTTAATAAAAAAGGTTTTACCATGAGTAAAAATCATATTTTTTTAGATAGATTTAATCTTGAACACTATATTTTTGCAAAAGTTAATTTGGATAAAAAAGATTCCAAATATTTTAAAGCTTTTGATGCACTATTTAATTGCATTTTAAATGAAGAGGAAAATCCAGATTTAGCTATTTTTTTAGATATTGATTTTGATACATTTAAAAGAAGAATTTTTCAAAGGGGTCGTAAGAGCGAAATTGACAATTACGACTTAAATGAAGCGTATTTCAAAGAACTCCACTCTGTATATAAGGATGAATTTATAAAATTAGTACAAAGGTACAACATTCCTTACAAAATTATTGATTGTAACAATAAAACAAATGATCAAGTTTTCGATGAGGCGAAAAATATAATTGATAATTTTGATTTTTCCAAATCTAAAAGAAAATAA
- a CDS encoding deoxynucleoside kinase: MLIGISGMISSGKSSLTNKLVKHYSKSMMLEEFEENDEVFNTFLKWLYEKQPNLTIGFQSYVVENHTSKLQDAFNKFKNKGYLHKNSYLFLDRFSIEHYIFAYVNLQSKGEKYLKGYDQLFSNLITKNETPDLAIYLDISWETFKDRLFSRGRKVEIDNFEKNEVYFKQLYDVYKDLFIKQAKKFNLDYVVIDTNNLSEKEVFDKAKEVIDNFDFSKKERFNQ, from the coding sequence ATGTTAATAGGTATTAGTGGAATGATAAGCAGTGGGAAAAGCTCACTCACAAACAAGTTAGTTAAACATTATTCAAAAAGTATGATGCTTGAAGAGTTTGAAGAAAACGATGAAGTATTCAATACTTTTTTAAAATGACTTTATGAAAAACAACCTAATTTAACAATTGGTTTTCAATCATATGTAGTTGAAAACCACACATCAAAACTTCAAGACGCTTTTAATAAATTTAAAAATAAGGGATACTTACATAAAAATAGTTACTTATTTTTAGATCGTTTTAGTATTGAACATTATATATTTGCATATGTTAATTTACAATCTAAAGGTGAAAAGTATCTAAAAGGATATGACCAATTATTTTCAAATTTAATAACAAAAAATGAAACCCCTGATTTAGCTATATATCTTGATATTTCTTGAGAAACATTTAAGGATAGACTTTTTTCAAGGGGACGCAAGGTTGAAATAGATAACTTTGAAAAAAATGAAGTGTATTTCAAACAACTTTACGATGTTTACAAAGACTTATTTATTAAACAAGCAAAAAAATTTAATTTAGATTATGTAGTCATAGATACAAATAATCTATCTGAAAAGGAAGTTTTTGATAAAGCTAAGGAAGTTATTGATAATTTTGATTTTTCAAAGAAAGAAAGGTTTAATCAATAA
- the ruvX gene encoding Holliday junction resolvase RuvX, with protein sequence MRKIALDIGTKTCGFAVSDEMAIIASPLETIYFEENDLDKIKEYLRNYFAKNNVDSIIVGFPMRSNGEPSERTIMIDRFSQSLRKEFDKKIFLVNEYGTTIAAINILKNAKLSIKKRKENKDTLSAVLILKEFLEYGGKEI encoded by the coding sequence ATGCGAAAAATAGCATTAGATATCGGAACTAAAACATGTGGTTTTGCTGTTAGCGATGAAATGGCAATTATTGCTTCGCCATTAGAAACAATCTATTTTGAAGAAAACGATTTAGATAAAATAAAAGAATATTTAAGAAATTATTTTGCTAAAAATAATGTCGACTCTATTATAGTTGGTTTTCCAATGAGAAGTAATGGAGAGCCTAGCGAAAGAACAATAATGATTGATAGATTTTCTCAATCTTTAAGAAAAGAGTTCGATAAGAAGATTTTTTTAGTAAATGAATATGGGACAACAATAGCGGCCATAAACATTTTAAAAAATGCCAAATTATCTATAAAAAAGCGTAAAGAGAATAAAGATACATTATCAGCTGTTCTAATTCTAAAAGAATTTTTAGAATATGGAGGAAAGGAAATTTAA
- a CDS encoding ABC transporter ATP-binding protein: protein MLNKNNENIIELKEVVKEYDGHTVLENIDLKIKKGEFVTLLGPSGSGKTTILRLIAGFERLTRGEIMFDGVDIKDLPPHKRDLSTIFQDYALFPHLTVEGNIKYGLGLKRIPKEEMDPKHVKLLKEKQKKWQKEADNAFKKLDKIQKEYEKEIEENKKNKRKARKIQKWLDKSDFTYSWWENYVNLQTEKFENKYLNRKLTKQEQNQAVKEILELVGLTGHEKKSINELSGGMKQRVALARSLVIEPGILLLDEPLSALDAKIRQKMQVLIKNIQQKLGLTFIFVTHDQDEALEISDRIAVMRGGKIEQYDTPKTIYDYPVNKYVAQFIGDSNLYDGKFLGDSIVEFNGYKFKTIHTNFIKGEEVDVLIRPEDLDISTKKGKLKGRVLKSVYRGSYYFIDIKINDNFMIHVETIKDLKEGEEIFLDWTLDSIHLMKKDKTENLAINTGETTNEEVA from the coding sequence AATATTATTGAATTAAAAGAAGTTGTTAAAGAGTATGATGGACACACTGTTTTAGAAAATATTGATCTAAAAATTAAAAAAGGGGAATTTGTAACTCTATTAGGACCATCAGGATCAGGAAAAACTACTATTTTAAGATTAATAGCAGGTTTTGAAAGATTAACTCGTGGTGAGATTATGTTTGATGGAGTTGATATTAAAGATCTACCTCCACATAAAAGAGATCTTTCAACAATCTTTCAAGATTACGCTTTATTTCCACACTTAACGGTTGAAGGAAATATTAAATATGGACTAGGACTAAAGAGAATTCCAAAAGAAGAAATGGATCCTAAACATGTTAAATTATTAAAAGAAAAACAAAAGAAATGACAAAAAGAAGCTGATAATGCGTTTAAAAAACTAGACAAAATTCAAAAAGAATATGAAAAAGAAATTGAAGAAAATAAAAAGAATAAAAGAAAAGCTCGTAAAATTCAAAAATGATTAGATAAATCCGACTTTACTTACTCATGGTGAGAAAACTATGTAAATCTTCAAACTGAAAAATTTGAAAATAAATATTTAAATAGAAAACTAACAAAGCAAGAACAAAATCAAGCAGTTAAAGAAATACTTGAATTAGTTGGGCTAACAGGGCATGAAAAGAAATCAATTAATGAATTATCAGGCGGAATGAAACAACGTGTAGCATTAGCTAGAAGTCTAGTTATTGAGCCGGGAATACTTTTACTTGATGAACCATTAAGTGCTTTAGACGCAAAAATTAGACAAAAAATGCAAGTTCTTATTAAAAATATTCAACAAAAATTAGGACTTACATTCATTTTTGTAACTCACGATCAAGATGAAGCACTAGAAATATCTGACCGTATTGCCGTAATGCGCGGTGGAAAAATTGAACAATATGACACGCCAAAAACAATTTATGATTACCCAGTAAACAAATATGTTGCTCAGTTTATTGGAGATTCTAATTTATATGACGGTAAGTTTTTAGGTGATAGCATTGTTGAGTTTAATGGATACAAATTTAAAACAATTCACACTAACTTTATAAAAGGCGAAGAAGTTGATGTTTTAATAAGACCAGAAGATCTTGACATTTCAACAAAAAAAGGAAAATTAAAAGGTAGAGTTCTAAAATCTGTTTATCGTGGAAGTTATTACTTTATAGATATTAAAATAAATGACAATTTTATGATTCATGTTGAAACTATTAAAGATCTAAAAGAGGGGGAAGAAATTTTCCTAGATTGAACACTAGATTCTATTCATTTAATGAAAAAAGATAAAACTGAAAATTTAGCAATTAACACTGGAGAAACAACAAATGAAGAAGTTGCATAA
- the grpE gene encoding nucleotide exchange factor GrpE, with protein sequence MITNLKKIRYHKGDLLRVNINVYYANSTFVKTLSRNNVVLLLGEQNYIPEFDELIIGQPFGEIIDIIKVFKKGYRVKEFEGKTIRFIIEVLDYEEAKNIKQSNRLKEIEKYQEGAKLKEAKLLQLQGTLEKKNQYLKDLEETVEKLKKDAAVEKEETVTKTLIVSTEEKEKAKMYALQKFIEHFAVPYSTLISAIEAGGRSENSSVKNYVIGFKMITSQIDEVLKSNGVTKVIPNVGDKFDPNTQKVLELIDDEKLEPETIVSVNSIGFKLHDRLIKTALVSVSKKPGEMKSNISIEDGDDTNNLTTQTPENKKEVITKKEKKDSKEKETSKVKKEVIKKTSDTKKETKTKKIKNDSTKVEKDKKAANKEISKQKEAKPIKKNSVAARAEAAKKAAAKAKEKNKK encoded by the coding sequence ATGATTACAAATTTAAAGAAAATCAGATACCACAAAGGTGACTTACTTAGAGTAAATATTAATGTTTACTATGCTAACTCTACTTTTGTTAAAACATTATCAAGAAATAATGTTGTTTTACTTTTAGGCGAGCAAAATTATATTCCAGAATTTGACGAACTAATTATTGGACAACCATTCGGAGAAATAATTGATATTATCAAAGTTTTTAAAAAAGGCTATAGAGTAAAAGAATTTGAAGGAAAAACTATACGTTTTATAATAGAAGTTTTAGATTATGAAGAAGCTAAAAATATCAAACAAAGTAATAGATTAAAAGAAATAGAAAAATATCAAGAAGGAGCAAAATTAAAAGAAGCAAAATTATTGCAACTTCAAGGCACATTAGAAAAGAAAAACCAATACCTAAAAGACCTAGAAGAAACTGTTGAAAAACTAAAAAAAGATGCCGCAGTAGAAAAAGAAGAAACAGTTACTAAAACTCTTATAGTTTCAACCGAAGAAAAAGAAAAAGCTAAAATGTATGCACTTCAAAAATTTATTGAACATTTTGCCGTTCCTTATTCAACACTTATCTCAGCAATAGAAGCTGGTGGTAGAAGTGAAAACTCATCAGTTAAAAATTATGTTATTGGATTCAAAATGATAACTAGTCAAATTGATGAAGTTTTAAAATCAAACGGTGTTACTAAAGTTATTCCAAATGTAGGTGATAAATTTGATCCAAATACTCAAAAAGTTCTTGAATTAATAGATGATGAAAAATTAGAACCAGAAACAATAGTTTCAGTAAACTCAATTGGTTTTAAATTACATGATAGATTAATTAAAACCGCTTTAGTAAGTGTTTCTAAGAAACCTGGAGAAATGAAAAGCAATATTTCAATAGAAGATGGAGATGATACTAACAATTTAACTACTCAAACTCCCGAAAATAAAAAAGAAGTAATTACTAAAAAAGAAAAAAAGGATAGTAAAGAAAAAGAAACTTCTAAAGTTAAAAAAGAAGTAATTAAAAAAACATCAGATACTAAAAAAGAAACAAAAACCAAAAAAATAAAAAATGATTCAACCAAAGTTGAAAAGGACAAAAAAGCCGCAAATAAAGAAATAAGCAAGCAAAAAGAAGCTAAGCCAATCAAAAAGAATTCTGTTGCTGCTAGAGCTGAAGCTGCTAAAAAAGCTGCCGCCAAAGCTAAAGAAAAAAATAAAAAGTAA
- a CDS encoding ABC transporter permease → MNNIKKIIGKSYIYLILIITYIPLIFAFIFSFNKPNHRGFLSFHWNGGTTESWTTFFSESRDVALINSVLIAILVTILTLTISLLTVYALWKQKNKNYEKVTKTLYSSTLINPDIITAMGLVLIYGLLFGTLSLSREGILRTVIGHTVITLPYSISIMLPASDKFNKSLFEACQDLGYSKLSSWFRVYVRHMLPTLIFSAVISIFFSFDDFIITRLVSNTSTLGTKLYESRFRGWGLVVGGALMIATLIGSLIYVIYKNKGNLWKKKIK, encoded by the coding sequence ATGAACAACATTAAAAAAATTATTGGTAAAAGTTATATTTATTTAATACTTATTATCACATATATACCATTAATATTTGCTTTTATATTTTCATTTAATAAGCCAAATCATAGAGGATTTCTTTCATTTCATTGAAATGGAGGCACAACTGAATCATGAACAACATTTTTTAGTGAATCTAGAGATGTTGCATTAATAAATTCAGTTCTTATTGCGATTTTAGTAACAATACTTACATTAACAATTTCTTTATTAACTGTATATGCCTTATGAAAACAAAAAAATAAAAACTATGAAAAAGTTACAAAAACTTTATATAGTTCAACATTAATAAACCCAGACATAATTACAGCTATGGGTCTTGTATTAATTTATGGTTTATTATTCGGCACTTTATCTCTAAGTAGAGAAGGTATCTTAAGAACAGTTATCGGACATACAGTAATTACTCTTCCATATTCAATATCAATTATGCTTCCAGCAAGCGACAAATTTAATAAAAGTTTATTTGAAGCATGTCAAGATCTAGGCTATTCAAAATTATCAAGTTGATTTAGGGTTTATGTACGCCACATGTTACCAACACTTATTTTTTCAGCAGTAATATCAATCTTCTTCTCATTTGATGATTTCATTATTACGCGTCTAGTTTCTAATACTTCGACACTTGGAACTAAATTATATGAATCTCGTTTTAGAGGTTGAGGTTTAGTTGTTGGCGGTGCATTAATGATTGCAACACTAATCGGATCATTGATTTACGTAATTTATAAAAATAAGGGGAATTTATGGAAAAAGAAAATAAAATAA
- a CDS encoding chromate transporter, protein MSILLIVVISLLFVIFISLIVFGGGQVFMPIFIWFWNTINHMTSSELITQNDISTTFTVSNATPGILSPKLAFISGYLILKDNWLSIPFMLLLFLTLSLPAIFMMIYAKKKIGKIGANKSAKLLKILNPIIAGIIGALAIQLLIPLINPSISFNQVFGKYIEIIKSEKTEFFQGIRKIVLFCYVPIGIIFSLILYIKKIPIFWLIIGNMILSILIFFPWT, encoded by the coding sequence ATGTCAATCTTACTTATAGTAGTAATTTCTCTCCTCTTTGTAATTTTTATTTCATTAATAGTTTTTGGAGGCGGACAAGTATTTATGCCTATTTTCATATGATTTTGAAATACTATTAATCACATGACAAGTAGCGAACTAATAACACAAAATGATATTAGTACAACATTTACAGTTTCAAATGCAACTCCAGGTATTTTGAGTCCAAAACTAGCATTTATTTCAGGCTATCTCATTTTAAAAGATAACTGACTCAGTATTCCTTTTATGCTTCTTTTATTTTTGACATTAAGTTTACCTGCGATATTTATGATGATATATGCAAAGAAAAAAATAGGAAAGATAGGGGCTAATAAAAGTGCCAAATTACTAAAAATACTTAACCCTATTATTGCAGGAATAATCGGTGCATTAGCTATCCAATTACTCATTCCTTTGATTAATCCAAGCATAAGTTTCAATCAAGTGTTTGGAAAATACATTGAAATAATTAAGAGTGAGAAAACAGAATTTTTCCAAGGCATAAGAAAAATTGTTCTATTTTGTTATGTTCCAATCGGCATTATTTTTTCACTAATTTTATATATAAAAAAAATTCCTATTTTTTGGTTAATAATAGGAAATATGATTTTATCAATATTAATATTTTTTCCATGGACCTAA
- the hrcA gene encoding heat-inducible transcriptional repressor HrcA: MKNNKEMTKEKDEILKMVIESFIEDGVPVGSQALVQRYNLSMSSSKVRYIMNDLEELGFLTKEHTSSGRVPSTEGYSYYAKNLIPHDESILRKKINELFAKRWVNIDLTVDEAANVISDIAGITLVTTTSNENTVLKTIQFVPLSDSKGTVVLVTSDGDVTSKTLDFEKSKIDTDDLRIAIRIFRERLTNIPILKLKSTAESLSPILSASIKNYEYLLKNFVDNIFDFEIKNCNIVYGKDKIILADDISRPDLNRILNLIETKSIWQTIEAEFNEEENIKIAIHDDNSTFITKKLKYDNKIKEISLVGTKRMDYQKSLTALQMFEDLITNKNDEKNENQD; the protein is encoded by the coding sequence ATGAAAAATAATAAAGAAATGACAAAAGAAAAAGATGAAATTTTAAAAATGGTAATTGAAAGTTTCATTGAAGATGGTGTACCTGTAGGATCGCAGGCATTAGTTCAAAGATATAACTTATCTATGTCCAGTTCAAAAGTGAGATACATTATGAACGACTTGGAAGAGTTAGGTTTTTTAACTAAAGAACACACCAGCAGTGGAAGGGTACCATCAACAGAAGGATACTCATACTATGCAAAAAATTTAATTCCTCACGACGAATCGATACTAAGAAAGAAGATAAACGAATTATTTGCAAAGCGTTGAGTTAATATAGACTTAACGGTTGATGAAGCAGCTAATGTTATAAGCGATATAGCAGGTATTACCTTAGTTACAACAACAAGCAATGAAAATACAGTATTAAAAACAATTCAATTTGTTCCTCTTTCAGATTCAAAGGGCACTGTTGTTTTAGTAACTAGTGATGGTGATGTTACATCAAAAACTTTGGACTTTGAAAAATCAAAAATTGATACTGATGATTTAAGAATTGCTATAAGGATTTTTAGAGAAAGATTGACAAATATTCCAATTCTTAAATTAAAAAGTACCGCTGAATCTCTTTCGCCAATACTATCAGCATCAATTAAAAATTATGAGTATTTACTAAAAAACTTTGTTGATAATATTTTTGATTTTGAAATTAAAAATTGCAATATAGTTTATGGAAAAGATAAAATTATTCTAGCTGACGATATTTCAAGGCCAGATTTAAATAGAATTTTGAATTTGATTGAAACTAAATCAATTTGACAAACAATTGAAGCTGAGTTCAATGAAGAGGAAAATATAAAAATAGCTATACACGATGATAATAGTACATTCATTACTAAAAAATTAAAATATGATAATAAAATTAAAGAAATTTCTCTTGTTGGAACTAAAAGAATGGATTATCAAAAAAGTTTAACAGCATTGCAAATGTTTGAAGATCTCATAACAAATAAGAACGACGAAAAGAACGAAAATCAAGACTAG
- the greA gene encoding transcription elongation factor GreA: MPNKKNETIYISQEKLNEYKSEFDNLINVERPKIQLELKEARAQGDLSENAEYDAARDKQAQVEGRISELERILENVKVIDSNSKDKTRAQIGSVVKYKNLENGKTYEVKIMGSFDSNPFVGNISNESPIAKAILDGKLNDEVEVDVQNKYLIKILEIK; this comes from the coding sequence ATGCCAAATAAAAAGAATGAAACAATTTATATTTCTCAAGAAAAGTTAAATGAATATAAGAGTGAATTTGACAATTTAATCAATGTTGAGAGACCAAAAATTCAGTTAGAATTAAAAGAAGCAAGAGCTCAAGGTGACCTCTCTGAAAATGCTGAATATGATGCAGCGCGTGATAAACAAGCTCAAGTTGAAGGTAGAATTAGTGAACTTGAACGTATTTTGGAAAACGTTAAAGTTATTGATAGTAATTCAAAAGATAAAACAAGAGCTCAAATTGGATCAGTAGTTAAATATAAAAATTTGGAAAATGGAAAAACATATGAAGTAAAAATTATGGGTAGTTTTGACTCAAACCCATTTGTTGGAAATATTTCAAATGAGAGCCCAATTGCAAAAGCAATTCTTGATGGTAAATTAAATGATGAAGTAGAAGTTGATGTGCAAAATAAATATTTAATAAAAATATTAGAAATTAAATAA
- a CDS encoding chromate transporter — protein MENKNNISFWKIWWFIIVITFIGFGGGNALIPTIKKYCVNKYKWLSEDEFEENVVLTNILPGPSVIESLTYIATKLLGNLKGSLAVLLGVLPHIVVVFLLFYFSKWIPTKYLYAIETGAFVAIIASLIGFVISFFNKAKLSNANYFLWLTLFFISFLFCLFIPAPFNLPAIILVIAIIIFFIFNKINKGKCKEDQ, from the coding sequence ATGGAAAATAAAAATAATATTTCATTTTGAAAAATTTGATGATTTATTATAGTAATTACTTTTATTGGTTTTGGAGGGGGAAACGCCTTAATCCCAACAATTAAAAAGTATTGCGTTAATAAATATAAATGACTAAGTGAAGATGAATTTGAAGAAAATGTAGTTCTAACTAATATTCTACCAGGACCAAGTGTTATTGAATCACTAACATATATAGCAACAAAACTACTAGGTAACTTAAAAGGGTCTCTTGCAGTATTACTAGGTGTGTTGCCACATATCGTGGTAGTTTTTCTATTGTTTTATTTTTCTAAATGAATTCCTACAAAATATTTATATGCTATTGAAACTGGTGCTTTCGTCGCAATTATTGCTTCGCTAATTGGATTTGTCATTAGTTTTTTTAATAAAGCAAAATTAAGTAATGCCAATTATTTTTTATGACTAACATTGTTTTTTATAAGTTTTTTGTTTTGCTTATTTATTCCCGCTCCTTTTAATTTGCCAGCAATAATTTTAGTAATTGCAATTATTATATTCTTTATATTTAACAAAATAAATAAAGGTAAATGTAAGGAGGATCAATAA
- a CDS encoding ABC transporter permease, which produces MKKLHKWLNLNPRLGLLIPYIIIALVFIAIPIILIISVAFEPHKDVNTWEVAKSLSTWKIIWRSIKLGTIAAFISLIIGLPYAYFIHLSDSKQFKIIGMALIVSPTLIFTIARIYAVRGLFQSIIGENNLNAEWFMILGMVYINLPLMIIPIYSVLNSMPKNIIEASESLGYSKFRSFFKVVIPYCIKSIVSGLILIFISSASSITISNKLLPNPNKFQLAGNIIYDYANPGNPVDLSIASTIVIVVSLSLYAITILIYLVPKLIMKMKGMSYEQH; this is translated from the coding sequence ATGAAGAAGTTGCATAAATGATTAAATCTTAACCCTCGTTTAGGTTTATTAATTCCATACATTATTATTGCCTTAGTCTTTATTGCAATTCCTATAATTTTAATAATTTCAGTTGCGTTTGAACCTCATAAAGATGTTAATACATGAGAAGTTGCTAAAAGTTTATCAACATGAAAAATTATTTGACGTTCAATTAAGTTAGGAACTATTGCAGCTTTCATATCTCTAATTATTGGATTACCATACGCTTACTTTATTCACTTAAGCGATAGCAAACAATTTAAAATAATTGGGATGGCTTTAATAGTGTCTCCAACTCTTATTTTCACAATTGCTAGAATATATGCGGTTAGGGGTTTATTTCAATCTATTATTGGCGAAAATAATTTGAATGCAGAATGATTTATGATACTAGGAATGGTTTATATCAATTTACCACTTATGATTATTCCTATATACAGCGTCTTAAATTCAATGCCAAAAAATATTATAGAGGCTAGCGAAAGTTTAGGATATTCTAAATTTAGATCATTTTTTAAAGTTGTTATTCCTTATTGCATAAAATCAATAGTTTCTGGATTAATTCTAATTTTTATTTCAAGTGCCTCTTCAATAACTATTTCAAATAAATTGCTACCAAACCCTAATAAGTTTCAATTAGCAGGAAATATAATCTATGATTATGCAAATCCAGGAAACCCTGTTGATCTATCAATAGCTTCAACAATAGTTATAGTCGTGTCATTAAGTCTATATGCTATAACTATTTTAATATATTTAGTTCCTAAATTGATTATGAAAATGAAAGGAATGTCTTATGAACAACATTAA